Part of the Lates calcarifer isolate ASB-BC8 linkage group LG6, TLL_Latcal_v3, whole genome shotgun sequence genome, ttttttttaaattattttattttatttttggagaCGCCATATGTACTCTCAGCGCGCAGCTTCTCTGAGTGTGCACTTctgcaaaaatgtcttttttatcCATACCGAGTCAAGAGGGGCTTTTCACCACGATTAAATCGGGCAGATCAGCCGAGCAGGCAGAGAGCAGGTCCCCCATGTGCGACGCGGataacaatgatgatgatgatgatgaagatgatgacacCGAGGACGTCCACCTCATCCCAAGATGCTCCCCGGTTCCCCGAAAGCGAGGCGCGTCCATCTACGACGAGACTGCTGAGTATATGCGGATCCACTTGGCGCTGTCTGCCGGAAAGAGAGTGTCATTTGCTGATACAACAGGTGGGGATCTGGTGGATGTGAAGGAATTTGTCGCGTTTGATTCGGACGAGGAAGAGGACAGCGCAAGgtgggaagaagaggaggcaaAGTACCGTAAGCCCGAGCGAGTGCCGACCTATAAGGTGCAGCCAGAGTTTCACGCACCTGCCGTCAGTGCCCTGCTGCAGGCTGTGCACAAGAACAAAGTGGAGGTTGAGCAGATGTCTCCAGTAGAGAATGAGCCACTTGCCTTCAGTGGTTTAATACGAGTCCTGAACATCTCCTTCCATAAAGCAGTTTATATCAGATCGACCATGGACAACTGGGCTACTTACTTTGATCACCCAGCAGAGTATGTCCATGGATCTCATGATGGGGACACTGATCAGTTCTCCTTCAAGCTATCCTTCGCACCACCTTACATCACACATGGTTCTCGCATCGAGTTTGTCGTTCGCTATGAAACATCTGATGGTGATTTCTGGGCTAATAACTCCACTATGAATTATGTGGTAACTCTGCTCCTGTCCTATGAAGACGATTCAGctcaaacagacaaagacatacaacAATTAAGAAGTATCCTGAGACCTCCAAAAGCTTACAGGTAAATCACCCATCACATGTGTGCTTTCATTTGTCAGGGATAAAAATGCAGCTGCCTGCCTGAGAttcctttgacctctgacctctgacagaTTGCAGCTCACTGATAATCACAGGTAGTTAAACCTCAGTCTGCTCAAAGTCCTTGTAAGCTGTCCTTTCTCTTATCAAAGACAAAATCTGATTGCTCAAGAGAAATATCCTTATTTCAGCATAGGGTTCACACTGGCAATCAAACCAAAGAGACAGATGTAAACAAAGTCACaaagcactaggcaacagtaGGTTTTGTGCAACAGCTGCAGAGCTTCCTTTGCTTACTAATTCCCTGTGAGGTTTTGTGGCTTAAATGAGCTTTATTCACAAGTCCTGCCTGGAGACTGCCTTCAGCATAGCAAGAACTCAAGTCTAAAGTGAAGCAGGATgttaataaaacacagttgtgCAGGCTGTTGCACAATGGGAGCACAAGGCCAGTATCTAAGCTGCCAAGTTAAGTGTTTATAAAAGTTTGTTTATGGCTGGTTTTACTCCTCACAATCTGGTGTCTTCGGTGTCTGCagtgagacacagaaagagcTTTGGGAGAGGATACACACCCCCTTCAGAATGCCAATCATCCAGTGGTGTGTGAGGACGATCAAAATAGGCAAAGGGCAGGTGTCGTTTTCAGCTCTGCACCAAAATGTACCCCTGACCTTTTCTATCCGAGTCATAGGGGAGCAGGGCAATTTCAATGGAACAAATTGGCCTCTTTCCCTTGTGTAGTCAAGTGGCTGGCACACAAGTCATTGCGCTCCCCTTTTTACCCCCTTTAAGTCAAGTATGATGTATTGTTACATCAGCATAAAAGTGCGTGGTGAATCTCACAGTGCACAGAGACCGGAGACACCAGCAAAGGTCCCCTCCCTCCCCAAGCTTATAAGGACCCATAAAAGGAGCAAACAAGGTATAAACTGATGTAGCTGTCATGTAGGTTTTCCTCAGTGTAGCTGCGAGGAAGCAGGATGGGGACAGATGGGTTGTTAGGGATGGATGAGTCACTGACTGAAAAGGAGGACTTTGGGGAACAGAAACTGTGGCGGCACCCCCACCACAGCAACCGTCATAGATTTCATTAGGTGCTTTGAAGTTAACTGATAATTGGattttaacacattaacaaGGCAGCCAGTGGGAGGAAAGGTTACTACTGGATGAAACAAGTCTAGACACCAGAATGCATTACTCGCTGTATGTTAATATGAATTACAAACAGTAGCTTCTCTTTCTGCTTTGATGTAATCCTACTGCTGGTTTAGTTTATATTTAACTGAAGCGTATCCACCTCGGGCAAATATAGATATCACACATTTATATGCACTGTAGCTGATAGTGAATACTGAGATCAAAGTAGGAGTAACTTTTGTTTTGATGGCACCTGCCTTCATCACCGACTGAAATGAGGTTGCAGAGTTTTGCCTCAGTCTTAATCTTTTTTTGCATCAACTTGCAGCTGAGTCAGTCGAGAGTTTTGCAACGTGACTGGGGCCAGACGAGGCCACATTTCCAGATAAGGACTGAGTAAGGCGAACAGAATTTGTTATGTTAACTGAATCTCAATCAGTCTGTACATAGAGCTATCCACACACCTCACAACACAATCACAACAAACCCTATTTTTCTGCAACATGTCAGACCAGGAATCTAGTCAGCACCCATGCACCCTGACATCTCAAATATAACCTTCAAATGCATAAAGAAAAGCGTCATGTCTGCTTCTGTCTGAGTTGATTCTTCCCAAATTTTACAAataatttctctttcttttctaatTATTGTTGAGGATACTGTGTTTGAAAACTGTGCAGAGCTTAGCAAATAATGACTTCACATCACCAGACATGTATAATGCAAAGATCTTTGTCAGATCTCTATCAGATTCTAAATCAGCCCCTTCTGATATAAAAGTGGAAGTGCATTAAGCAGCAGCACAGGGACTATGAACAGCCTGTCAGGTTATTCCCCCTCTATTTGTGTAGCTCCTGTCACATGCTCGTCACACTTCTTGACCTTTATTTAATGTTGGCATCCTTTGCAGGACTCTTGGCAATGTTATCTCCCCCTTCTTTCGACAGAAGTGCCCTCTTACAGAAAACATCTCTGCTCCATTAttttgaatatgattttaagaTTAATCAGCTCTCCAAACAGTTCATATCAGTATTTAGGATCTGATCTAGCCACATATGAAAACACCTATCATATGTGATTGGGCATACCCAAAGAAAGCTATTTAGCTGAATTAATCTAGCGTGTCATCCAGTAATTATTACAATTACATTTGATACATCAACTTTGATATAAAAAATATGACTTCTACTGTGCCTGCTCTTTACAGTGACCCTTACTCTCAGTCAGCAATATCTCACTCAGTAATTTCCGCCCTCGCCAGCTATTTTAACAAACAGTCTAATGAGATGGTTCATCACTGAGGCTTTTGGCTTTAAAGTGCTTCTGTTCAGCCGGTGGAGCGGTTCCGAA contains:
- the si:ch211-167b20.8 gene encoding protein phosphatase 1 regulatory subunit 3A isoform X2, with product MSFLSIPSQEGLFTTIKSGRSAEQAESRSPMCDADNNDDDDDEDDDTEDVHLIPRCSPVPRKRGASIYDETAEYMRIHLALSAGKRVSFADTTGGDLVDVKEFVAFDSDEEEDSARWEEEEAKYRKPERVPTYKVQPEFHAPAVSALLQAVHKNKVEVEQMSPVENEPLAFSGLIRVLNISFHKAVYIRSTMDNWATYFDHPAEYVHGSHDGDTDQFSFKLSFAPPYITHGSRIEFVVRYETSDGDFWANNSTMNYVVTLLLSYEDDSAQTDKDIQQLRSILRPPKAYSMNDDLDSEDEQEKEEAKEAGTSKSGLVRPTAVCPVIVQPEIDIELIEASATT